The sequence AATCCGTTGTCCTTTGGTAGCTTGTTGGCTAATTTTTTGCTGCCAATATCCTTCTTCAAACGTTTCGGTACTTTCATCAGCTAACTGATAGTCCACCATATTCAATAGAACATCTGGCGCACCTTTCAAATAAATATAACGTTTATCTTGAATCTCGACTAGTGTAGCCATGTACTTGTATGATGAATCGAATGGAATTTTGCTAATATCGTGTTCTTCTTCAACAAGTGCAGTATGATTAGCCCAGTCTAGCAAAGCACCTTCTGTTGGATTACCAATCACTTCCCTTACACCGTTTTTATAAGTGATTTTGGTATCGTTACAATAAGAAGCAATTTCTGCCATTTTTCTTACAGATTCATCTTTTTCCACCTGCCGAATAGAAGCTACTTCTACTTCTTCTAAAGTTGTATCAATTGTTTCTTTCGCAGTAACGAGTGCGACAACTGCCATTTCGTTTTTGGTTAGCGTTCCTGTTTTATCAGAACAGATAACTCCCATGCTACCTAATGTTTCAACAGCCGGCATTTTCTTGATGATCGCATGCTGGCGTGCCATTCGTGTCACCCCCACTGATAAAATAATAGATAAAACAGCTGGTAACCCCTCTGGCACAGCTGAAACTGCTAAAGCAATCATAGACGAAAGTAATTCACTTGCCGATAACTCACGGAAAAACAAACTGAACACAACAAGAAAGAGGATCAACGCCATTAAAAACAGAAAAATTTGTTTATTCAATAGCTTCATCTTTTTGATCAATGGTGTTTCATTCGTCCCTACGTTCTTCAAGTGCTGATTGATCTTACCGATCTCTGTTTGATCGCCGATTTGAATAACGATTCCTTTACCCGTCCCACTATTGACCAATGTCCCGGAATAAGCCATATTTATATGGTCACCCAAATCTTCCTCTTCTTCAAGAGTGCGATTACTTTTCTCAACAGGAGTTGATTCACCTGTTAAAATAGCTTCATCGATCACTAAGTTATATGCGTCAATCACGCGAAGATCGGCTGGAACGATATCTCCTGGGCTTAAATAGACAATATCTCCTGTAACTAAAGATTCAGCTTTGACTGTTTCTTTTTCCCCTTCTATTAAAATAACCGCTTCCGAGCTCATCATAGAGGTAAGACTATCTAAAGAGTCAGTAGCTTTTGCTTCTTGTACATAACCGATAACTGCATTGATGATAACCACCAGTAAAATAATCGCCATATCAATAAAATCACCACTGACTCCTTTTAATACTGCAGATACAAGCAATACATAGATGAGCAAATCATGAAAATGATGAAAAAACTTTTTCAGTTTGCTCGCTTCTTTTTCTTTAGAAAGAGTGTTACTTCCTTCTTCTTGTTTCGCTTTTCTTACAGATCTGTCGAGCCCATTTAGACTAGATTGTAATGCTGTTAACACTTGCTCCGCTGTCATTTTATACCACGTCATAACGACTCCTCCTCAATAGTTACTTAATACTTCATTAAAGTTTACAAAAATAAAAGAATAATTCATACTAATAACCCCTTCACTTA is a genomic window of Enterococcus haemoperoxidus ATCC BAA-382 containing:
- a CDS encoding HAD-IC family P-type ATPase, whose product is MTWYKMTAEQVLTALQSSLNGLDRSVRKAKQEEGSNTLSKEKEASKLKKFFHHFHDLLIYVLLVSAVLKGVSGDFIDMAIILLVVIINAVIGYVQEAKATDSLDSLTSMMSSEAVILIEGEKETVKAESLVTGDIVYLSPGDIVPADLRVIDAYNLVIDEAILTGESTPVEKSNRTLEEEEDLGDHINMAYSGTLVNSGTGKGIVIQIGDQTEIGKINQHLKNVGTNETPLIKKMKLLNKQIFLFLMALILFLVVFSLFFRELSASELLSSMIALAVSAVPEGLPAVLSIILSVGVTRMARQHAIIKKMPAVETLGSMGVICSDKTGTLTKNEMAVVALVTAKETIDTTLEEVEVASIRQVEKDESVRKMAEIASYCNDTKITYKNGVREVIGNPTEGALLDWANHTALVEEEHDISKIPFDSSYKYMATLVEIQDKRYIYLKGAPDVLLNMVDYQLADESTETFEEGYWQQKISQQATKGQRILAAAFKEVTKAQTTLAHEDLQSGMIIAGLFGIIDPPKKEAIEAVRNSRKAGISVKMITGDHKDTAVAIAKEIGLENYNNALVGKDIEQLSDDELADIVLTNDVYARTTPEHKLRLVHAIQKNGQIVGMTGDGVNDAPALKQADIGIAMGIKGTEVTKAAADMVLADDNFATITLAIKEGRRVYENLKKTIYFSLPTAFAQGLLVVVSLLLDRPLPLTSVQILWLNMVTTITLSFALGFEPLAKNGMEQPPRNPRENILDRYAVFRIVYVSLLLAALGFLVNVFLEGRNASEAVMQTTLITTIVFGQVFYMINCREIYQFSINKSILSNKVLWLSLLILFILQALLIVTPIMHLALGTAVIGWPYIKLALLSGIFVFIVVEFEKQITRKLKRL